A stretch of the Deltaproteobacteria bacterium genome encodes the following:
- a CDS encoding DUF4010 domain-containing protein produces the protein MRGGRRAPFPRGAAQKLVRPGESVLVTALLGGAYSSTATTLVLARRSREQPNVPMYAGATVLASAMMYVRLTVLVLLFAPPLGVALVPRLLGLAAGAGAAGGLALYLGSRARNEGSRAEGEALRHPLEIGSALLFAVVFLILSILTRWVATHLGAAGVRVLAAVVGAADIDPFVLSLASGASGAISSDVPVSAILIAAASNDVAKAGYALMFGDRRVGRVACLALVVLAGVTAALAFR, from the coding sequence ATCCGAGGGGGGAGGCGTGCCCCCTTCCCGCGAGGAGCAGCGCAGAAGCTCGTGCGGCCGGGCGAGAGCGTCCTCGTCACCGCCCTTCTCGGGGGCGCCTACTCGAGCACCGCCACCACGCTCGTGCTCGCCCGCCGTTCGCGCGAGCAGCCGAACGTCCCAATGTATGCGGGCGCGACCGTGCTTGCATCGGCCATGATGTACGTGCGCCTCACCGTGCTCGTGCTGCTCTTCGCGCCGCCCCTCGGCGTTGCGTTGGTCCCCCGCCTGCTCGGGCTCGCTGCCGGGGCGGGCGCCGCCGGCGGGCTCGCCCTCTACCTCGGCAGCCGCGCCCGCAATGAGGGGTCGCGGGCGGAGGGCGAGGCGCTCCGTCACCCTCTCGAGATCGGCTCAGCGCTCCTCTTCGCCGTGGTCTTCCTGATCCTCTCCATCCTCACGCGCTGGGTGGCGACGCACCTCGGCGCCGCCGGGGTCCGCGTCCTCGCGGCGGTCGTTGGCGCGGCGGACATCGACCCCTTCGTGCTCAGCCTCGCGAGCGGCGCGTCCGGCGCCATCTCTTCCGACGTCCCTGTCAGCGCCATCCTGATCGCGGCAGCGAGCAACGACGTCGCGAAGGCCGGCTACGCCCTGATGTTCGGCGACCGCCGGGTGGGTCGCGTTGCGTGTCTTGCGCTGGTCGTGCTCGCCGGGGTGACGGCCGCGCTCGCCTTCCGCTGA